In one Aeromicrobium wangtongii genomic region, the following are encoded:
- a CDS encoding ribonuclease H family protein, which yields MVGTDGSCVSNPGPTGWAYVSDDGATACGGLLTGTNNIGELLAVQNALRDFADRPLVIQADSSYTIGCSTTWAAGWARNGWRNSKKEPVANLAIVQEIHALMQARNAAGMPVFFQKVKAHLTDRTVWPLNVAADELAGQASARAARGDVTEVRTALR from the coding sequence GTGGTCGGGACCGACGGATCGTGCGTGAGCAATCCCGGCCCCACGGGCTGGGCGTACGTCAGCGACGACGGCGCCACGGCGTGCGGCGGCCTGCTGACCGGCACGAACAACATCGGTGAGCTGCTCGCGGTCCAGAACGCGCTGCGCGACTTCGCCGACCGGCCTTTGGTGATCCAGGCCGACTCCAGCTACACGATCGGCTGCTCGACGACCTGGGCCGCGGGCTGGGCCCGCAACGGCTGGCGCAACTCCAAGAAGGAGCCCGTCGCCAACCTCGCGATCGTCCAGGAGATCCATGCCCTGATGCAGGCCCGCAACGCCGCCGGTATGCCGGTGTTCTTCCAGAAGGTCAAGGCCCACCTGACTGATCGCACGGTGTGGCCGCTCAACGTGGCCGCCGACGAGCTCGCGGGTCAGGCCTCGGCCCGCGCTGCCCGGGGGGACGTCACGGAGGTCCGGACGGCCCTTCGCTGA
- a CDS encoding flavin reductase family protein, which produces MRTVFRTDDPQVKPYPLLTALVVPRPIAWISSLSADGIGNLAPHSFFSVACARPPIVSWTSVGHKDTLANVLATQEFVVNIASLPQLDLVNNSSAAFAPEDDEASLLDIAMEPSEHVAPPRVAGSPASLECTLHSTIELGDSVLVLGSVVAITVDESVLVDGHPEIDRLRPVARLGRDEWGLPPEVYATPRPLKPEDID; this is translated from the coding sequence ATGCGCACCGTCTTTCGCACCGACGATCCCCAGGTCAAGCCCTATCCGCTGCTGACGGCTCTGGTGGTGCCGCGTCCCATCGCGTGGATCTCGAGCCTGTCCGCGGACGGCATCGGCAACCTGGCGCCGCACTCGTTCTTCAGCGTGGCGTGCGCCCGCCCGCCGATCGTGTCGTGGACCTCCGTCGGGCACAAGGACACCTTGGCCAACGTGCTGGCCACCCAGGAGTTCGTGGTGAACATCGCCTCGCTCCCCCAGCTCGATCTGGTGAACAACAGCAGCGCCGCATTCGCCCCCGAGGACGACGAGGCGTCGCTCCTGGACATCGCGATGGAGCCCAGCGAGCACGTCGCGCCGCCACGGGTCGCGGGCTCGCCTGCCTCGCTCGAGTGCACCCTGCACTCGACGATCGAGCTGGGTGACTCGGTGCTGGTGCTCGGTTCCGTCGTGGCGATCACGGTCGACGAGTCGGTCCTGGTGGACGGGCATCCCGAGATCGACAGGCTCCGCCCGGTTGCCCGGCTGGGCCGCGACGAGTGGGGGCTGCCGCCGGAGGTGTATGCGACCCCTCGTCCGCTCAAGCCTGAGGACATCGACTGA